The genomic stretch GTTCAACGACCTGAAGCACTGGAAGCATGCCAATATCAATAACGGCATCATAGGCGGGCCTATCCGTTTCCTGGCCTTTAATAACGGTGGTGATGCACTGCCCACCGGGAATACCAATTTCAGCAATGCCGTACGGTATACCGGTTTCTGGCATCCCAGGCAGTTCCTGAATCCTTTCCCCCAGGCAGAGGTGAACAAGGGTTACCTGGTACAAAACCCCGGCTATTAATGTGCAAACTTATTATCACAGAAGACCAAGCTATATGAAGAAATATTTGACAATAAAAACAGTGGGCCTCTTCCTGGCGGCAGTGCTTACAGGCGCTGCAGGATCAGCCAGCGCCCAGTCTGCTGCTACAGATACTTCCGGGGACAAAACCGCTCAAAGCGGTGTTGTGTACGAACCGGGTCCCCTTTTACAGATACCCAAAACAAGATCTGTTGCTGCTTATTCCACCACTTCCGGTGAGGTGCTGTCGGTAACGCCGGTGGCCAACCTGACCAATACTTTATACGGCAGGCTCAACGGGCTCATGGTATCGCAGAATGGCGGCCAGCCCGGGTATGATCAGGCCGGGCTGTTCATGCGCGGCCGCGGCACTTACGATAATCCCAATATTGTTTGTTATGTGGACGGCTTCCAGGTGGATATCTCCTTTTATTTTCAATACCTGTCGGCCGGTGAAATTGAGAGCATCACCCTGCTGAAAGACCCCGTGACCCTGGCTACTTTTGGCGTGAAAGGCGCCAACGGCGTGCTGTGGGTCACTACCAAAAGGGCCAAAACGGGTGAGTTCCGGGTGGATGCACAGGTAGTGTCTGGTATTCAGCAGGCTATCAAGATCAATAAGCCGTATAACTCATATGATTATGCGCGTTTGTATAACCAGGCCATCAGTAATGATAACTATTCGTTGAACGGCAACCAGTATGCCTGGACGCCCACGTACAGCGATGCGCAGTTGCAGTCGTACAAGGATGGGACCGGCACCAATGTGGACTGGTATAGCGAGGCCCTGAAGAAGATAGCGCATTATACCGATGCCAATGTCAATGTACAGGGCGGCATCAGTGAAATGGCCAGGTATAACCTGTTCCTGGATTATATGAGCCAGACCGGCCTGTTCAATGCACCCAGGGACGGAGAACTGGGCAACAACGCCGGCCTGCAACGCTTTACCATCCGCTCCAATATCGACCTGAAATTCTTTAAGATATTTGAAGGGAAAGTTGACCTGGGAGGCAGGATAGAAAGCTATCGCTACCCCATGAGCAGCAATAACTACGACAATGCCTCCGCCTGGTGGAGCCAGCTGACCACTTATCCCAATAATATCTACCCGGTCAGGGATCCTGCCACCGGCAACTGGTCCGGTAATACTTTGTACCCCAATAACCCCGTAGCCCAGTTAAATGCGTTGGGGATCTATACTTCGCACGACAGGACCCTGCAGGGAAATTTCAGCCTGAAGGAAGACCTGGGCTTTGTAACGCCTGGTCTTTACCTGAGCCAGTCCGTTTCCTTCAATACCTGGTCCAGGGTAGCGCAGAATAAAACGGCCACCTATGCCCGCTATTATGAAGGGGCCGTAGCTACTTCCGACAGGACCACGCAGATCAGCTTTGGCTCCAATAATCCTTCTGGACAAACCACCTGGAGGCAATCCAACCTGGTAGCAGGTTATGATCGCAGCTTTAACGACCATGCCCTTTCTGCAGTGCTGAACTACTATGCCAGTGAGCTGATCCCCGATGCCAATGAAGATCCTTCCAGGATCACCTATCGCTGGCAGCACCTGGGGGCCAGGGCCAATTACGCTTACAAAGGCCGGTATATAGCAGAGATAGGCGCAGGCTACAGCGGCTCCGATTATTATGCGCCTGGCAACCAGTGGAAATTCTACCCGGCAGTCTCGCTGGGCTGGGTAGTGTCCAATGAACCCTTCCTGAAAGACAACCGCTGGATCAGTGAGCTGAAAATAAAGGCAGGCGTGGGTAAAGCGGGCAATGACCAGACCAACCAGGGCCGTTATCTCTATCAGCAATATTACAGGTATGTGGCCGGCAGCATTACCGGTAACAACAGCCTTAACTATAACAATGGGTTGAGCCTGGGCCGCATTGCCAGCGCGGATATCAGCGCTGAAGAAAGCACTAAGTATGAAGCCGGCTTCGACCTGTCCCTGCTGAGCAAGATCAATATCAACGCCAGCTGGTTCCTGGATAAACGCAGCGGGATCATCACCCGCAATAACCTGGTGCCAGGCTTCCTGGGATACACCGGAGCAGATATGCTGCCACTGCAGAATATTGGTAAAGTGACCAACAGCGGTGTAGAACTGGCTATCAGCTATACAGACAAGGTTGGCGATTTTACCTATGGCGCAGAACTGATGGGTACTTATGCTAAAAATAAGATCGACTACCAGGCGGAGATCCCCAACAAGAATGGTTTTTCCAATACTACCGGTCTGCCAATCGGTACGCCGATGGGACTGGTGGCTACGGGCTTTTACCAGCTGGAAGATTTCAATGCCGACGGTACTTTGAGATCAGGCATTCCTGTTCCTGGTTTCGGACCTGTGCAGCCTGGTGATATCCGCTATGCAGACCTGGACAACAATGGCATTGTTGATAACACAGATATCACTAAGATCGGTAACCCGGGTTATCCTAAATTCTATTATGCTTTCAACCTGCATGTAGCGTACAAGAGCTTTGACCTGTCGGCCCTGTTCCAGGGTGCCTCCGGTCTGAGTGTAAACCTGCTGGGCTCAGCCTATAACCTGGCGGTCCCCTTTGTTGGTAACACTACTATTTATCCGCTGGCCGGCAATGCCTGGGCCTATTATCCAGAACAGGGGATAGACACCCGCAACAGCGCCAGTTCCCCCCGCCTGACCACGGTGAGCAATACTAATAACTATACCAACTCTACTTTCTGGATGAAGGATGCCAGCTTTTTAAGGCTGCGCAACCTGCAGCTGGGTTACTCCATGCCGGAACAACTGGTCCAGAACCTGCACCTCCAGAAATTGAGGGTGTTTGTGACGGCGGTCAACCCGGTGCTTTGGTCCGGTTTCTACAAGGACTACGGACTGGATCCTGAAACTCCTGCCGGTTATCCCGGAATTAAATCATGGAACGCAGGCGTTTCTTTATCCTTCTAATTCTAAAAACGATTGTTATGAGCGTACAATATAACAGAACAATAATTGCGGCAGTGACCTGTGCCTTCATCGGACTGACGGGTTGCAGCAAGGACTTCCTGGATACCAGGCTGGATACACAACCGGTGCAGCACAATGTTGACGGCAGCTACAGCAGCCTGATCCAGCTGGCCAATGCACCCTATGCCTATCTGCAGCAGCGCAATGAGTTTTCATCGCTGGATGGTAACCTGTTTGCCGCAGTGACGGACGAGGCCGTACAGACCAACAGTGTGGGAGATGTATACCTGTTCAATAATGGCAACTGGAACCAGTTCAATAATCCTGACGACCGGTACAACTATTATTACGCCGGGATCTATTCTGTCAACTATTTCCTGGAATACCTCCAGAAAAATGGCGGCAACTACCGGGCTATGCTGGCCATCAACAGGGATACTATCACGGCGGATACGCGGCTGACCTACCTCAATGATGTGGCGCTGATGGGTTATGCTATTCCTGAAGCACATGTGCTGCGTGCCTATTTCTATTTTGAACTGATCAAAAGGTATGGCGGGGTGCCCCTGCTGACCCAGACCTATAGCGCCTCGGATAAACCCGCGGTCAGCATGTCCGGCTTTGACGAGCTGGTGAATTTTATCGTCACAGAAATTGATACCTATAAAAATTCGCTGCAGCCCAACTGGAAGACCTCTGATTTTACCAACCAGGACGGCAGGTTCACCATTGGTGCGGCGCTGGCCCTGAAAGCGAGGGTATTGCTGTATGCCGCCAGCCCGCTGCACAATGCAGCCGGCAGCGCCACTAAATGGCAGGCTGCTGCCGCTGCCGCCAATGAAGCGCTGGTCTTTGCCCAACGCGCAGATGCTGCTGGTGGCAGGAACAGCCTGGATGGCAATTACCGGAACTATTTCCTCGGTAACAATACGCTCACCAGCAATGAGACCATACTGGCCATCCGGTACGCGGCCAGTAATGATCTGGAACGAGCCAATTATCCTATTGCCACGGCCGGCGGGAACAGTGGGGTCACACCCACGGACGACCTGGTAAAAGCTTATGAACTGACAGGCGCTGCTGTGCCTGATAATCCCTATGCCAACAGGGATCCCAGGCTGGGCTTTACCATTGTGACTAATGGCAGTACCTGGAACAGTAGGGTGATTGACCAGTCGCCCGGCGGCACGGATGATATGCGGCGGGTGAATGCCAGCAAGACGGGGTATTACCTGAAAAAATTCATGAATGATAATGTGGACCTGGTCAACAATGCGGTCAACCCGCACAACTGGCCGGTATTCCGGTATGGTGAATTGCTGCTGGTCTATGCGGAAGCTATGAATGAAGCCTATGGACCGGATAATAACAATGGTTTTGTGCTGACGGCCCGCGAGGCGCTGAACCAGGTGCGCGCCAGGCCGGGAGTGAACCTGCCGGGGGTGATTGCTGCCGGACAAACGGAGTTCCGGGCGGCTGTGAAGCAGGAACGCAGGGTAGAGCTGGCCTTCGAGAACCACCGGTACTGGGACCTGGTCCGCTGGGGTGATGCGGCTACTGTGCAGAGCAGGGCGGTGACAGGCGTGCAGGTTACAAAGAATACTTCGGGCGCATTTGTGTATACGCCAAAGACCGTGCAGAACAGGGTATTCCTGTCGCCCAAAATGAACTACTATCCTTTCCCTCAGTCCGAGGTCAATATTTCAAATGGGGTGCTGATCCAAAATGCGGGCTGGTAAAAGCCAGTGCCTGGTTTGTCAGCACAACACTAAAAATTGAGCTATGAATGGTAAAAAAATAACTGCCGTATTACTGACTGCGTTTGCCGTCCTGCTGTTCCTGTCCTCCTGTGAAAAGGATGACTCCACAAAGGAATATGGCACGCAGCTGATCTATATGCCGCAAAGCGCCAATGTGTCTTTGGGCCTTAATGCTATCTACCCGGTGCCCAGCTCCTCCAATAATGCCAGTCCAACAGGAATGAACTATCTGGTGGATGAAGCTACTGAAACCACCAATGTTATCCTGGGCGTTGCCCTGTCCGGTTCCGCGGCAGGCTCCTACAGTGTGGACATTACCGTGAACAATGATACTATCCAGCAATTGCTGGACAATGGGACGCTGGGCAGCAACTATGTGGCTATGCCGGCATCCGGGTATACGCTTCCTGCAAGGCTGGATGTTTCAGACAAAGGTCATGCTACTTTCTACCTGGCGGTGAGCAATAGCCTGATCGTTGACCCTGCCTATTTCGGCAAGCACCTGGTAGTAGCTGTGCAGATCAGCAATGCTACCCGCTACAGCATCGACAGGGAGAAGGCTACTACTATTGTGGACCTCAATATTGCCGGGCTGTTCCCTTCTGCTACCGCTACCTCGGAGATCAATGTCTCCGAAGGGCTGAATGTAACTTTTACCGGGCAGAACCTGGACAAGGTAACGGCCCTTAACCTCACCGGTTCCGATATCAGTCTGCCCATTGTATCGCAATCAGCCAGCAGCATGGTGGTGACCATGCCGGCCATGGCTGCGTTCAACAGGGGTACGGTAGACCTGGTGACACCTTTTGGCACTACCCAGTCCGGATTTGAACTGGTCAATGTGGACAATGCCTATAAAGTATTCACAGATGATTACGGCGCCAATATTGGTTCCAATACCGATGGGGATGATTATGGCTCACAGCAGGGCCGGAATACCAGCGTGTCCAAACGTGGTACGGCCTCCCTGGCCATTACCTATTACGGTAATAACTACTCGCCGGGCGGCCTGCTCAATACTGCCCAGTTTGTGAACGATGGGTATCAGTATATCACTTTCTGGGCCAGGAGCACTACCAATGGCACCGGTAATGAAGGTATCCAAATGTCATTGATGGGAGATGGTATGCCGGAAGGTTATGGAAATGATTTTGCCGGTGTTGGCATTATTGTAGGGCCTGAATGGACCTATTACAAAATTGCCATCGGGTCTTCCGCCGCCAAACCTATGTGGAGCAAGGGCAGTTCCTTCAGGAAGTTCGGCTGGCGCCTGAACAACTGGAATGTGCCAAATAATGAGGTAGTGTATTTTGACGATATCCTGTTTGTAAAATAATACTGGTTTATATGACTAAAACAATTCTTTGTCTGCTATTAGGACTAAGTACGTGCTTTTGTAATAAAGGAAATGCTTCAGCTGCAGTGGCGCCCCAGGTGGGGCTGCTGAGTGGTGCGGCAGCCGTGGTAACACCTTCGCCGGTGGCCGGCAGTGCGTATACAGGAAGCCTGTACCTGTCCTATTCCGGAGGTAATGGAGCGGTGTATACAGCCGGCAATGAAATTGCTTCTTCGGGTGTGGAAGGTTTGACAGCGGTATTGCAGGAAGGTACCTTGCTGAATGGTATGGGCTCGCTGACCTACAATATCAGCGGCTTGCCTGCCAGCGCGGGTAATGCGGTATTCAACCTGTCCTTTGGCGGTCAGTCTGCCACGGTGACGGTGGTGGTAGCAGAAAAAGCAGCAGCCAACCTGCTGTACTGGGGCTTTTTTGATGATTCGGGAACACCACTGTCCAGCTATGCCGGGTATGGGAAAAAGGCCAGCACTACAATGATGTTTGATCATTGGGATGTGGATGGTAACAAGGATTTTCCTGTTGCGTTCTGTAATACGGTGTCTGCGGCCGGTTACCTGCCGCATGTGACCTGGGAGCCCCGCTTAGGGCTGACCGAACTGATGTCCGGCAAGTATGACAATGACATTAAAAAATATGGCGAGTCAATAGCATTGTTCGGCAAACCTGTTATCTTGCGATTTGCGCATGAATTCAATGGCGACTGGTATCCCTGGAGCATCAACGGGGAAGAGCTGGTGCCTGCCGCAACCTACGTGCAGGCCTTCCGGTATGTACAGGACAGGATCAAAGCTGCAGGCGCTGCCAACGCTTTCTGGGCATGGGCGCCCAACTGTGTCAACGGCGCTAAAAATCCCCAGTCCCTGGAGTCATACTACCCCGGGGACGACTATGTAGACCTGGTAGGTATGGACGGCTATAATTTCGGTACCTCGCAGACCTGGTCTAACTGGCAAAGCTTCTCCGCCATTTTCGGTAACCTGTATGACTGGATCAATAAAAATCATCCGGACAAACCCATCTTTATTGCTGAAATGGGCTGCTCATCCACAGGGGGCGATAAGATTGCCTGGATCAATGACATGTTTGTGCAGCTGGAAAAGACTTTCCCGAAGATCAGGTCCTTTGTCTGGTTCAATATCAATAAGGAAACGGACTGGCGTTTTACCGAGACCCAGGGCAGTATCAATGCTTTCAAAGCAGGAGTGAACGGGGCGCGTGTGGTTGCTGACGCCAGCCTGGGCGGCTTGTTAAAATAATACCGGATGATGTTTGTATAGTATCGGAATTCATACCCCGCTTACAGTAATTTGGGCAGCCGGCGCATCACCGTGCAAGTCAGCACGATGACGCCCTTAACAGGCTGCCAGCCCTTTATCATATGTTCTCTTTATTTAATTGCTTTGATATGAAACGTATAACCCTTCCCTGTGTGCTGCTGATGCTTGTTATGGCCTGCGGCGATTCAACACAGAACCCTGCCTACAAACGGAGCGATCTGCCCATTGAAGATCGCGTAAAAGACCTCCTGAAACGAATGACCGTTGAAGAAAAAGCAGGTCAGTTCAACCAGCTTTCGGGCGATCTGGCTACCGGTCCTGCATCAGGTAATGCCGACTGGAAGCAGAAAATAGAAAGGATCAAAAATGGCGAGGTGGGCTCCATGCTGAACGTGGTGGGCGCCGCCAAAACCCGCCAGGTACAGGAAGCCGCCCTGCAAAGCAGGCTGGGCATTCCCCTGTTCTTTGGTTATGATGTGATCCATGGCTACAAAACCATATTCCCCATTCCCCTGGCCGAAGCCTGCTCCTGGGACCTGGAAGGCGCAACGCGCAATGCCGCTACTGCCGCCCTGGAATCTTCTTCCGCAGGCGTACACTGGACCTTTGGTCCTATGTGTGATATCAGCACGGATCCGCGCTGGGGCCGGGTGATGGAAGGCGCCGGTGAAGATCCCTGGCTGGGCGCCCAGCTGGCCGCCGCCCGCGTGAAAGGCCTGCAGGGTAATTTTGATTCTACCCATATCCTGGCCTGTATCAAGCATTTTGCGGCCTATGGCGCCGTGGAAGGCGGGAAGGAATATAATTACACGGATATGTCACGCGTGGCGCTCTGGAACAAATACCTGCCGCCCTATAAGGCTGCTGTAGAAGCCGGCGCCGCTTCCCTGATGAATGGCTTCACCACTTTTGAAGGAGTGCCTGTTACCGGTAATAAGTACCTGGTGACCGATGTCCTGAAAGATCAGTGGGGCTTTAAAGGTTTCCTGGTGAGCGACTGGAACTCTATCGGAGAAATGGTGAACTGGGGCTATGCCACAGACAAAAAAGATGCTGCGGATAAAGCCTTTGCCGCCGGCAGTATGATAGATATGGAAACACAGGCCATGGGACAATATATCCCTGAGCTGGTGAAAGAAGGCAGGATCTCCGAAAAAGACCTGGACGATGCCGTGGGCAGGATTCTGTATTTTAAATTCAAGCTGGGACTGTTTGATCATCCCTATGCTTTCTGCGATGAACAAAGAGAAGCCAGCACCCTGCTCAATGCCGCACACAGGCAGCAGGCGCTGGAATCCGCCAAACGTGCTATCGTTCTATTGAAAAATGATAACAAAGTACTGCCCCTGAAGAAGAGCGGTCAAAAGATAGCCCTTGTTGGATTGTATGCCCGGGAGAAAAAACACCTGTTTGATTTCTGGATCGCGCAGGGTGATTTTAACCAGGCTGTTTCCCTGCAGGAAGGTATGGCCGCCACTTTTGGAGCAGCCAGTGCCAGCTTCAGTGATGGCTATTCACTGGATACTGCTGCTGCCAAAGCAGCACTGATACAGGAAGCTGTTGGCAAGGCCCGCAGTGCGGATGTAGTGGTGGTGAATATTGGCTTACCTGGTGGACTGGCCGGTGAGGACCGGTCAATGGCCAATATTGATATTCCCCAGGACCAGGTCAACCTGCTCCGGGAACTGAAGAAGACCGGCAAGCCCGTAGTAGCCGTAGTAGCTGCCGGCCGGCCAATGATCCTGACCGGTATCCTGGAGTTGTGTGACGCCATTGTTTATTCCTGGATACTGGGCACAGAAGGCGGTAATGCCATTGCGCAGGTGCTGGCGGGCGATTACAATCCTTCCGGCAAAACGGTGATGAGCTTCCCGAAAGCACTTGGTCAGATCCCTGTTTATTACAATCATTTCAATACCGGCAGGCCCAATCCCACAGATAACGCCGGCAACTGGTACAGCCGCTACCGCGATGTGGCCAACGATCCGCTGTATCCTTTTGGCTATGGTCTGAGCTATACACAATTTACTTATAGCAACCTGGCAGTAAAAGATACTGCGTTACAGCAGAATGATACCCTTCGGGTGAGTGTAACAGTGACCAATAGTGGTGAAGTGGATGGTGAGGAAGTGGCGCAGCTGTACATCCGTGATGTAACGGCTTCCATTGTCCGGCCGGTGAAAGAACTGAAAGGATTCCAGAAGGTCCTGCTGAAAAAGGGCGAGTCCCGCGAGCTGCATTTTGCACTGGCTGCTACGGACCTGGCTTTCTATGATGCCACAGGCAAGGCAGTGCTGGAACCCGGCAGCTTCGGTCTCTTTGTAGGTGGTAACTCAAGGGATGTGCTGAGTGGTAGTTTCTGGTTAAAATAACTTTGGCATAGAAGCGCCTAAATAAAAAACAGGCTGTTCAATACTATTGAGCAGCCTGTTTTTTATTTCCCCGCCAGCCGGCTGATCCTGTGATGTATTTCTGTATTTGGATAAACGCCGAGGAATTCAGCGGCGCCGGGGCCGTAAGCAAATACCGGCACCATGATATTGGTATGGTCGTCCGTGCTGAAATGCCCGCGGATCAGGCCCTTCCGGTAATCGGCGTCCAGGAAACTGAGGCCGCCGGTCTCATGATCGGCGGTTACAATGACCAGGGTCTCCTGGTTGCGGTCGGCAAAGGCCAGGGCTGCTCCTACGGCCCGGTCAAAATCATGCAGCTCGCTGATGGCATAGGGCAGGTCGTTGCCATGGCCACCGTAATCTATCTGTGCGCCTTCGGCCATAATGAAAAAGCCTTTTTTATTGGGGACGAACCTACGGATGGTTTCCTGGAGCGATCGGGTCAGCATATTGCCACGCCCACTCTTCACCGGGCGACAGACCGAATCCGCCAGCAGCACCAGCTGCCTGGCTGCTGCCGACTGCTCATAGGCTTCCAGGCTTTGGGCATAGCCAAAGCCTTTGGTTTCCAGTTGCTGTAACAATTGCTGGTTGGGATTATTGGTAAAGGGCGTGCGGTTTGGGCCCACCAATACATCCACCGGGCTTTGCAGCAGGTCGGCCGCAATATTGTTGGACATTGAGCGGTCCACCTGGTGGGCATAGAACACCGCCGGTGTGGCATCGGTAATATCGCCGGTGCTGATGATACCTGTTTTCCTGCCGGTGGCGGCCAGCTTGTCTACCAAAGAAGGCCAGGGCTTACCGCTGCTGTCCATACCAATATACCGGTTGTTGGTCTTTGTGCCGCAGGCCATGGCGGTACCGCCAGCTGCGGAATCTGTAATATCTGAATTGGCTGCTTCTGTGCGCGACAGGCCCATGAACCGGAACGAGGCCAGGTGCAGGCTGCCATGGTTGGTGGTGAGGGCCGCCTGTATCTGGGCCAGGCCCATGCCGTCACCGATCAGCAGGATGATGTTCTTTGGTTTGCGGGCGGCGCCGTCCGACTGATGCGTGGGTTTATATACGTTATAGGGTGTTGACAGCTGGTATTGGGTGCTGGCTCTTTTGGTATAAAAATCCTGGAGCAGGGCCGGGTGATCAGTCCCGATCCAGTCCACGCCCATCTTCTCCAGTTCGGTCCAGGTATTGGCATTGTCCTTCGTGCCCCAGAACCGGAAAGGGATACCCAGGGCTTTAGCGCGCTGGATCACCTCTTTTAGTTTTTGCTGATCGGCCATGGGCGGCGTACCCTTGCCATTCCAGGCGGAAAAGCTGCTGATATCGGCGCTGATCATGCCCAGCCTGCGTACCTGTTCAGCTGTATAGGGAATGGCTGGCCTTCCATCGAAATAAATAAGATCAGGGTATTGTGCAAAGGCAGCGGGCGGCGGGGTATTACCACTCAGTACTACCTTCACGGCATACCGGTTGCGCGTGGGATCAAAAATGCCGGGATAGTTATTGAGCTGGCTGATGAGCGCCGGCAGTACGGTGGTATAGTCTTCCTTGATATCTATCAGCAGCTGGAGGCGGCGGGCAGTATCAGGAAATACGCGGTCGCCATATTGTGCATACAGCGCAGCAATGGGTTTCAGGTACAATTCTTCCAGGGTATAGTTTGGCCTGATATGACCGGCTTCATGGGCCACCATCAGCCTGCCGTTGCGCAGGAATACATCTGCTTCTACAGAGCCCATGCCAGCTTCATAGGCGGTATAGAAAGGGCGTTGCTGTTCATAATCATTGTGGCTATGGCCGTTGTTGGCGGTGGCGGGCCTTTCCTGGGCCTGGTTGCTGTACACCAGCAGCAGGAGCGGCAGACTGACAGCCAATCTTTGTAAGGACTTCAACATAGTGAGCAAAGTTAAATAAAGAGGGGGCATACAGCATCCTGCATGCCCCCTCCGGTATAAAAGGTAAACATTCCTTAATTCCAGCCCGGCGTCTGTTTGTAGGCGCCGTTGCTTTTGGAGACCTCATCCGGGTTGATGGGCCAGGCCATATGTTTGGCAGGATCAAAATTCCGGACAGGCCATACCTGCTGAATGGTATAAGGGGAAGCCGGGTCAGTGTTGGTTGTATGCCTTCTGCCATGCAGTGCAGCCCTGATCTTGTCAAAGTCGCCCCAGCGTTTCAGGTCTTTCAGGCGATCGGTCCACTCACAGGCCAGCTCTACGCGGCGTTCATGTTTCAGCTGGGCCAGGGTGGGGGAGCTGACAGGGGTCAGTCCTACACGGTTCCTGATCTCATTCAGCGGTCCTTCCGCTTCACCGTTCCGGCCCAGGTGGATCAGCGCTTCGGCTTTGAACAGCAGGATCTCTGCATAGCGGATGAGCGACAGGTTGAGGGCGGTAGTGGGATAATCGCCACTGGGGTTGATCATATTATTAGTGCCTGCATTCTGGTTCGTCCCATACTTATATGGTTCCATGTATTTGTTGATCTGGAAACCGGAAAGGCTGTTGGTGGAAAAGTATTGTCTTTCCACGCCGAAGTAGGTGAACTTGTCGCCGAATTTCAAGATGGTCACTTCTCTCCGGGGATCGGTGGCTTCATATTCTTCATACAGTTCTTCCGTGGGCTGGAAATAACCCCAGCCATTGTATACGCCCCAGCCGGTATTTTCCAGTACTACGCCGGGAAACTCTGAGCCGCCCTGCACGCCAGAGGTTACAGACCAGATATATTCGGAGCTCCAGTTATTGGCAATGCTGAAAACGGCTTCATAGTTTTTCTTACTGCCGCCGGCATTGCTGATCAGTGCGCGTTTGCCTTCGTTCTTTATTTTATCACAGAGATCAGGGACCAGTCCCCATTTGCTGTTGTCATATTCCGCCCAGTAAGCATAGGTCTTCACCATATAGGCCCAGGCGGCTGCTTTGTGGGCACGGCCGCGGTCTTCGCTGCCATAGCTTTCAAAGAAGGGCAGCAGCTCAACGGCTTTTTCCAGGTCGCTGATGACCTTAGCGTAGTTGTCTGTAACGGAGGCCAGCTGCGGGGGAATGCGGGTGCCGTATTCCGTATTCTCCGGACCGTCAAAGGGAACGCCCTGGTCTTTATGGCCCCAGGTGGCGGCCAGCCAGAAATG from Candidatus Pseudobacter hemicellulosilyticus encodes the following:
- a CDS encoding DUF1735 domain-containing protein — encoded protein: MNGKKITAVLLTAFAVLLFLSSCEKDDSTKEYGTQLIYMPQSANVSLGLNAIYPVPSSSNNASPTGMNYLVDEATETTNVILGVALSGSAAGSYSVDITVNNDTIQQLLDNGTLGSNYVAMPASGYTLPARLDVSDKGHATFYLAVSNSLIVDPAYFGKHLVVAVQISNATRYSIDREKATTIVDLNIAGLFPSATATSEINVSEGLNVTFTGQNLDKVTALNLTGSDISLPIVSQSASSMVVTMPAMAAFNRGTVDLVTPFGTTQSGFELVNVDNAYKVFTDDYGANIGSNTDGDDYGSQQGRNTSVSKRGTASLAITYYGNNYSPGGLLNTAQFVNDGYQYITFWARSTTNGTGNEGIQMSLMGDGMPEGYGNDFAGVGIIVGPEWTYYKIAIGSSAAKPMWSKGSSFRKFGWRLNNWNVPNNEVVYFDDILFVK
- a CDS encoding SusC/RagA family TonB-linked outer membrane protein, yielding MKKYLTIKTVGLFLAAVLTGAAGSASAQSAATDTSGDKTAQSGVVYEPGPLLQIPKTRSVAAYSTTSGEVLSVTPVANLTNTLYGRLNGLMVSQNGGQPGYDQAGLFMRGRGTYDNPNIVCYVDGFQVDISFYFQYLSAGEIESITLLKDPVTLATFGVKGANGVLWVTTKRAKTGEFRVDAQVVSGIQQAIKINKPYNSYDYARLYNQAISNDNYSLNGNQYAWTPTYSDAQLQSYKDGTGTNVDWYSEALKKIAHYTDANVNVQGGISEMARYNLFLDYMSQTGLFNAPRDGELGNNAGLQRFTIRSNIDLKFFKIFEGKVDLGGRIESYRYPMSSNNYDNASAWWSQLTTYPNNIYPVRDPATGNWSGNTLYPNNPVAQLNALGIYTSHDRTLQGNFSLKEDLGFVTPGLYLSQSVSFNTWSRVAQNKTATYARYYEGAVATSDRTTQISFGSNNPSGQTTWRQSNLVAGYDRSFNDHALSAVLNYYASELIPDANEDPSRITYRWQHLGARANYAYKGRYIAEIGAGYSGSDYYAPGNQWKFYPAVSLGWVVSNEPFLKDNRWISELKIKAGVGKAGNDQTNQGRYLYQQYYRYVAGSITGNNSLNYNNGLSLGRIASADISAEESTKYEAGFDLSLLSKININASWFLDKRSGIITRNNLVPGFLGYTGADMLPLQNIGKVTNSGVELAISYTDKVGDFTYGAELMGTYAKNKIDYQAEIPNKNGFSNTTGLPIGTPMGLVATGFYQLEDFNADGTLRSGIPVPGFGPVQPGDIRYADLDNNGIVDNTDITKIGNPGYPKFYYAFNLHVAYKSFDLSALFQGASGLSVNLLGSAYNLAVPFVGNTTIYPLAGNAWAYYPEQGIDTRNSASSPRLTTVSNTNNYTNSTFWMKDASFLRLRNLQLGYSMPEQLVQNLHLQKLRVFVTAVNPVLWSGFYKDYGLDPETPAGYPGIKSWNAGVSLSF
- a CDS encoding RagB/SusD family nutrient uptake outer membrane protein; this translates as MSVQYNRTIIAAVTCAFIGLTGCSKDFLDTRLDTQPVQHNVDGSYSSLIQLANAPYAYLQQRNEFSSLDGNLFAAVTDEAVQTNSVGDVYLFNNGNWNQFNNPDDRYNYYYAGIYSVNYFLEYLQKNGGNYRAMLAINRDTITADTRLTYLNDVALMGYAIPEAHVLRAYFYFELIKRYGGVPLLTQTYSASDKPAVSMSGFDELVNFIVTEIDTYKNSLQPNWKTSDFTNQDGRFTIGAALALKARVLLYAASPLHNAAGSATKWQAAAAAANEALVFAQRADAAGGRNSLDGNYRNYFLGNNTLTSNETILAIRYAASNDLERANYPIATAGGNSGVTPTDDLVKAYELTGAAVPDNPYANRDPRLGFTIVTNGSTWNSRVIDQSPGGTDDMRRVNASKTGYYLKKFMNDNVDLVNNAVNPHNWPVFRYGELLLVYAEAMNEAYGPDNNNGFVLTAREALNQVRARPGVNLPGVIAAGQTEFRAAVKQERRVELAFENHRYWDLVRWGDAATVQSRAVTGVQVTKNTSGAFVYTPKTVQNRVFLSPKMNYYPFPQSEVNISNGVLIQNAGW
- a CDS encoding glycosyl hydrolase, whose translation is MTKTILCLLLGLSTCFCNKGNASAAVAPQVGLLSGAAAVVTPSPVAGSAYTGSLYLSYSGGNGAVYTAGNEIASSGVEGLTAVLQEGTLLNGMGSLTYNISGLPASAGNAVFNLSFGGQSATVTVVVAEKAAANLLYWGFFDDSGTPLSSYAGYGKKASTTMMFDHWDVDGNKDFPVAFCNTVSAAGYLPHVTWEPRLGLTELMSGKYDNDIKKYGESIALFGKPVILRFAHEFNGDWYPWSINGEELVPAATYVQAFRYVQDRIKAAGAANAFWAWAPNCVNGAKNPQSLESYYPGDDYVDLVGMDGYNFGTSQTWSNWQSFSAIFGNLYDWINKNHPDKPIFIAEMGCSSTGGDKIAWINDMFVQLEKTFPKIRSFVWFNINKETDWRFTETQGSINAFKAGVNGARVVADASLGGLLK